The Mucilaginibacter sp. PAMB04168 genome contains the following window.
TCGTTACCCAGGTAACGCACGTCATCCAGCATTACATAATGCGCCCGACCGCGATTGAAGGAGTAATAGGTAGGGCCGTACATTTTCTTAAAAGTCTGATCAGATGTTTCATCGCCACCCAAACGGTAATCCATATCATGGTTGCCCAGGCCCTGAAAGAACGGTACACCTATCTGCCCTATGGCTTTATTGTAATCGGCAAACAACTCATGGTTATCCCACACCAAATCGCCTACGCCTATACCGTGTACCAGCTCGCCGCTCAGGCTTTCAACTGTTTTACGTGTATCAGGAACCGATTGCGCCATCATTTGGGCAACGTCTTTTTTGTTTTTTACCTGTGGGTCGGCCCATACGATGAAGGTGTGCTTACTATCATTCTTTTTAAGGGGCACAAGCGTAAAGTCCATGCTGCCACCATCGGCTATGCGGTGGTAATGGCGGGCAATATAATGCTCGTGCGGAAACTCATATCCTGAGGGTATGCTGATAAACACAAATTCGGCCTTTGCATCGGTAGCAAGCTGGTAAGTACCATCGGCCGCCGTAGGTACAATGTTAAACCCGTCTGATACAAGCACGTTAGCCAGCGGCTTGCCTGCGGCAGTTACCTTACCGGTTATAGCTGCACTTTTGCCAAAGCCGAAAGTGTTTCTGAATTTTAGTGTTAACGCGCCGGTTAAAATCAGCGATCGTTGTATAAATAGTCTGCGGTTCATTTTATTTTTTTATAGTCCGGATTAATAAGGTTCCAGCGTCCAAATTTATCTATAATGCTATAGCCACACA
Protein-coding sequences here:
- a CDS encoding calcineurin-like phosphoesterase family protein — encoded protein: MNRRLFIQRSLILTGALTLKFRNTFGFGKSAAITGKVTAAGKPLANVLVSDGFNIVPTAADGTYQLATDAKAEFVFISIPSGYEFPHEHYIARHYHRIADGGSMDFTLVPLKKNDSKHTFIVWADPQVKNKKDVAQMMAQSVPDTRKTVESLSGELVHGIGVGDLVWDNHELFADYNKAIGQIGVPFFQGLGNHDMDYRLGGDETSDQTFKKMYGPTYYSFNRGRAHYVMLDDVRYLGNEREYDGYITEQQLNWLAKDLKYVKKDDLLIICLHIPVYNQVKNNQELYKLLRPFKNVHIMSGHTHYNANNIDGNIYEHNHGTVCGAWWTGPVCEDGTPRGYAVYNVEGNDMKWYYKAMDTDKSNQLSLYIDEQKKLTANVYNWDPQWKIEYYIDGQYKGVLKNQQGLDPVATKLYQGDMLPAGRHFPEPRQTDHLFVMQLGKDAKKVKVVATDRFGNKYEREMES